Proteins encoded in a region of the Mesoflavibacter profundi genome:
- the typA gene encoding translational GTPase TypA: MAKIKNIAIIAHVDHGKTTLVDKIMYHCQLFRENENTGDLILDNNDLERERGITITSKNVSVTYKDTKINIIDTPGHADFGGEVERVLNMADGVLLLVDAFEGPMPQTRFVLQKAIDLGLKPCVVVNKVDKENCTPDEVHEKVFDLMFELGAEEWQLDFPTVYGSAKNNWMSEDWKQQTENIEPLLDMVIEHIPEPKIEEGTTQMLITSLDYSSFTGRIAIGRLTRGDLKVNQQITLVKRDGSMVKNRIKELHVFEGLGRIKVDQVQTGDICAIVGLDGFEIGDTVADFENPEGLKTIAIDEPTMSMLFTINDSPFFGKDGKFVTSRHIKDRLTKELEKNLALRVQETDSADKFMVFGRGVLHLSVLIETMRREGYELQIGQPQVIIKEIDGVKCEPVEEMTIDLPETVSGKAVELVTMRKGEMMSMEAKGDRMVCEFIIPSRGIIGLRNQLLTATAGEAIMAHRFKEYQPVKGGIPERQNGSLVSMENGQAIPYSIDKLQERGKFFIDPGEDIYEGQVIGENSRQDDMTVNVTKTKKLSNVRSAGADDKAKIVPAIKFSLEEALEYIQKDEYVEVTPNHLRLRKILLKEVERKRNKAL, encoded by the coding sequence ATGGCTAAGATTAAAAACATTGCAATTATTGCGCACGTAGACCACGGTAAAACAACGCTGGTTGATAAAATTATGTATCACTGTCAGTTATTTAGAGAAAACGAAAATACTGGTGATTTAATTTTGGATAATAACGATTTAGAGCGTGAACGTGGAATTACGATTACTTCTAAAAACGTATCGGTTACTTATAAAGACACTAAAATTAATATTATTGATACACCAGGTCACGCCGATTTTGGTGGAGAAGTAGAGCGTGTTTTAAACATGGCAGATGGTGTACTTTTATTAGTTGATGCTTTTGAAGGACCAATGCCTCAAACGCGTTTTGTACTTCAAAAAGCTATTGATTTAGGGTTAAAACCTTGCGTAGTTGTAAACAAAGTAGACAAAGAAAACTGTACGCCAGATGAGGTACACGAAAAAGTATTTGACTTAATGTTTGAACTTGGTGCAGAAGAGTGGCAATTAGACTTTCCAACAGTTTATGGTTCTGCAAAGAACAACTGGATGAGTGAAGATTGGAAGCAACAAACAGAAAACATCGAACCATTATTAGATATGGTTATCGAGCATATTCCTGAACCAAAAATTGAAGAAGGAACAACACAAATGTTAATCACGTCTTTAGACTACTCTAGCTTTACTGGTCGTATCGCTATTGGACGTTTAACACGTGGCGACTTAAAAGTTAACCAACAAATTACGTTAGTAAAGCGTGATGGTTCTATGGTAAAAAATAGAATTAAAGAATTACATGTCTTTGAAGGTTTAGGTCGTATAAAAGTAGATCAAGTACAAACTGGAGATATTTGTGCTATTGTTGGTCTTGATGGTTTTGAAATTGGTGATACTGTTGCCGATTTTGAAAATCCTGAAGGATTAAAAACTATCGCAATTGACGAGCCAACAATGAGTATGTTATTTACCATTAACGATTCGCCTTTCTTTGGAAAAGACGGAAAGTTTGTAACGTCAAGACATATTAAAGATCGTTTAACAAAAGAGTTAGAAAAAAACTTAGCCTTACGTGTACAAGAGACTGATAGTGCCGATAAATTTATGGTATTTGGTCGTGGTGTATTACACTTATCGGTTTTAATTGAAACGATGCGTCGTGAAGGTTATGAGTTACAAATTGGTCAGCCACAAGTAATCATTAAAGAAATTGATGGTGTAAAATGTGAGCCAGTAGAAGAAATGACTATCGATTTACCAGAAACAGTATCTGGTAAAGCAGTAGAGCTTGTAACAATGCGTAAAGGTGAAATGATGAGTATGGAAGCTAAAGGAGACCGTATGGTTTGTGAGTTTATCATTCCGTCAAGAGGTATCATCGGTTTACGTAACCAATTATTAACTGCGACTGCAGGTGAAGCTATTATGGCGCACCGTTTTAAAGAATATCAACCAGTAAAAGGTGGTATTCCAGAAAGACAAAACGGATCTTTAGTATCTATGGAAAACGGTCAAGCTATTCCTTATTCTATTGATAAATTACAAGAAAGAGGAAAGTTTTTTATAGATCCAGGAGAAGATATTTACGAAGGTCAAGTAATTGGAGAAAACTCTCGTCAAGATGATATGACTGTAAACGTTACAAAAACTAAAAAGTTAAGTAACGTACGTAGTGCAGGAGCAGACGATAAAGCTAAAATTGTACCTGCAATTAAGTTTTCTTTAGAAGAAGCTTTAGAATACATACAAAAAGATGAGTATGTAGAGGTAACACCAAACCACTTACGATTACGTAAAATTTTATTAAAAGAAGTAGAGCGTAAACGTAATAAAGCTTTGTAA
- the kdsA gene encoding 3-deoxy-8-phosphooctulonate synthase: MTLQDIPKIKHTDSNNFFLLCGPCAIEGEDMAYRIAEKVVSITDKLNIPYVFKGSFKKANRSRIDSFTGIGDDNALEILAKVSEKFDVPTITDIHEVSDAAKAAQYVDVLQIPAFLVRQTDLVVAAAKTGKVVNLKKGQFMSPEAMKHAVQKVKDAGSDKAWITDRGTMFGYQDMIVDFRGIPTMKQYAPVVLDVTHSLQQPNQSAGVTGGRPDMIETIARAGVVNNVDGLFIETHFDPANAKSDGANMLHLDNLEGLLTNLVAIRKLVQSF, translated from the coding sequence ATGACACTTCAAGATATACCTAAAATCAAACATACAGATAGTAATAACTTCTTTTTACTTTGTGGTCCATGCGCTATTGAAGGCGAAGACATGGCTTACCGTATTGCCGAAAAAGTAGTTAGCATTACCGATAAGCTAAATATACCTTACGTATTTAAAGGAAGTTTTAAAAAAGCAAATCGTAGTAGAATAGATAGTTTTACAGGTATAGGCGATGATAATGCATTAGAGATTCTTGCTAAAGTGTCTGAAAAATTTGATGTACCAACCATTACAGATATACATGAAGTTAGCGATGCTGCAAAAGCAGCACAATACGTAGATGTATTACAAATTCCAGCGTTTTTAGTACGTCAAACCGATTTGGTTGTTGCTGCTGCCAAAACTGGTAAAGTAGTCAACCTTAAAAAAGGACAATTTATGAGTCCTGAAGCGATGAAACACGCTGTACAAAAAGTAAAAGATGCAGGTAGTGACAAAGCTTGGATTACCGATCGTGGTACTATGTTTGGTTACCAAGATATGATTGTAGATTTTAGAGGTATCCCTACAATGAAACAATATGCACCAGTAGTTTTAGATGTCACTCATTCTTTACAACAACCTAACCAAAGTGCTGGTGTTACTGGCGGACGACCAGATATGATCGAAACTATTGCGCGTGCTGGCGTTGTAAATAATGTAGATGGTTTATTTATAGAAACACATTTTGATCCAGCTAACGCAAAAAGCGATGGTGCAAACATGTTACACTTAGATAATTTAGAAGGTTTACTAACTAATTTAGTTGCGATTAGAAAATTGGTGCAGAGTTTTTAG
- a CDS encoding DUF1801 domain-containing protein: protein MNPAEQYILNQPEPFRAILLHLQILVEQTLPEIELKYKYKIPFYYLKGKPFCYFNASHKKQFVDVGFVKGPQIKIHQEHQITENRKKMMSLRYTSLDAINDNIFIDVLKAASELY, encoded by the coding sequence ATGAATCCTGCCGAACAATATATATTAAATCAGCCCGAACCTTTTCGGGCTATTTTATTGCATTTACAAATTTTAGTAGAACAAACTTTACCTGAAATAGAATTAAAATACAAATATAAAATCCCATTTTACTATTTAAAAGGAAAACCTTTTTGCTACTTCAATGCAAGTCATAAAAAGCAATTTGTAGATGTTGGTTTTGTAAAAGGTCCACAAATTAAAATACACCAAGAACATCAAATTACCGAAAATCGTAAAAAAATGATGTCACTTAGATACACGTCTTTAGATGCTATAAATGATAATATTTTTATAGATGTGTTGAAAGCAGCTAGTGAGTTGTATTGA
- a CDS encoding winged helix-turn-helix domain-containing protein, with protein MSIINNINKLFDHRIRLGIMSVLMVNEYADFNTLKELLGATDGNLASHTKALEKAEYIKIEKQFINRKPNTRYSATKLGQAEFKKHIEALEKLIKNT; from the coding sequence ATGAGTATAATTAATAACATAAATAAACTATTTGATCACCGTATTAGACTTGGCATTATGTCTGTATTAATGGTTAACGAGTATGCCGATTTTAATACGCTAAAAGAACTTTTAGGCGCTACAGATGGTAATCTTGCTAGTCACACCAAAGCATTAGAAAAAGCAGAGTATATTAAAATTGAAAAACAATTTATAAACCGAAAACCTAACACGCGTTATAGCGCTACAAAATTGGGACAAGCTGAGTTTAAAAAACACATTGAAGCTTTAGAAAAATTAATTAAAAACACATAA
- a CDS encoding SanA/YdcF family protein: MKRLKQLFKLGCILLLAVILCNFLISYKAKNKTFDNIENLPTNKVGLVLGAGKITSNGYVNLYYKYRLEAAYLLWKNNKIDKILISGDNSRKDYDEPSSFKSDLMQLGIPETDIYLDYAGFRTLDSVVRAKKIFGLENVTIISQKFHNERAIYLAENFNLNATAFNAKDVSNRYGFKTKIREYFARTKAVIDVIINKQPKYLGPKVEIS; encoded by the coding sequence ATGAAACGCTTAAAACAACTATTTAAACTTGGATGTATTTTATTATTAGCGGTTATACTTTGTAATTTTCTAATAAGTTATAAAGCAAAAAACAAAACCTTTGATAACATTGAAAATTTACCAACAAACAAGGTTGGACTAGTTTTAGGTGCTGGAAAAATAACATCTAATGGTTATGTGAATTTATATTATAAATACAGATTAGAAGCCGCCTATTTACTATGGAAAAACAATAAGATTGATAAAATTTTAATTAGCGGTGACAATAGCAGAAAGGATTACGACGAACCTTCTTCTTTTAAGTCGGACTTAATGCAACTTGGCATACCAGAAACCGATATCTATTTGGATTATGCAGGATTTAGAACTTTAGATTCTGTTGTTCGAGCAAAGAAAATTTTTGGGTTAGAAAACGTGACTATTATTTCTCAAAAATTTCATAATGAACGCGCTATTTATTTAGCTGAAAATTTTAACCTTAATGCAACTGCATTTAACGCAAAAGACGTGTCTAATCGTTACGGTTTTAAAACCAAAATAAGAGAATATTTTGCCAGAACTAAAGCGGTAATAGATGTTATAATAAATAAACAACCAAAATATCTAGGTCCAAAAGTTGAAATCTCATGA
- a CDS encoding ribosomal maturation YjgA family protein: MKINKTYLIIFICILITEISIALFLKSGFIRHTFGDFLATILVFSFFKTFSRMSSLKIAIITLIIAFCIEFAQYFQLLNNLNLNQFKLLRVVFGTNFSIQDLVAYILGVITIYFIDLKLLHNE, translated from the coding sequence ATGAAAATAAACAAAACCTACCTCATCATTTTTATCTGTATTCTAATAACTGAAATTAGTATCGCTCTATTCTTAAAAAGCGGTTTTATCAGACACACTTTTGGTGATTTTTTGGCGACTATTTTGGTGTTTTCATTTTTTAAAACATTCAGTAGAATGTCTTCTTTAAAAATTGCAATTATTACTCTAATAATTGCATTTTGTATTGAATTTGCGCAATATTTTCAGCTTCTAAATAATTTAAATCTCAATCAATTTAAACTTTTAAGAGTTGTATTTGGAACCAACTTTAGCATACAGGATTTAGTGGCTTACATTTTAGGCGTTATTACCATTTATTTTATCGACTTAAAACTTTTACACAATGAATAA
- a CDS encoding DUF1361 domain-containing protein, whose product MNNIKQLLIDQSKIFSTFIGLSVFSLFILMIRMKLTGTYYYLFLVWNLFLAFIPFAISTYLSFQQKLNTIAFSVISIVWLLFLPNAPYIITDLFHLQYSHPNRIWLDVLTISAFAVTGMYFFYQSMLTMETVFKKKFGKTTSTYITPLLIVLVAFGVYLGRYLRFNSWEILSQPISIFESCFEIILKPKAHYNAWLFTSLFALFLGVFYYAFKNNSNKKAS is encoded by the coding sequence ATGAATAACATAAAACAACTACTTATTGACCAAAGCAAAATCTTTTCAACGTTTATAGGCTTATCTGTTTTTAGCCTATTTATATTAATGATAAGAATGAAGTTGACTGGTACTTATTACTATTTGTTCTTAGTATGGAATTTATTTTTAGCCTTTATCCCTTTTGCCATAAGTACTTATTTATCATTTCAACAAAAACTAAATACTATTGCCTTTAGTGTAATTAGCATAGTTTGGTTATTGTTTTTACCTAATGCGCCGTATATAATTACCGATCTGTTTCATTTACAATACAGTCATCCAAACCGTATTTGGTTAGATGTATTAACTATAAGTGCTTTTGCTGTTACAGGCATGTATTTTTTCTATCAATCGATGTTGACTATGGAAACGGTTTTTAAAAAGAAATTTGGCAAAACAACCTCAACCTACATCACACCTTTACTTATAGTTTTAGTTGCTTTTGGTGTGTATTTAGGAAGATATTTAAGATTTAATTCTTGGGAAATTTTAAGTCAACCTATATCTATTTTTGAAAGTTGTTTTGAAATAATTCTCAAACCTAAAGCGCATTACAATGCGTGGTTATTCACAAGTCTTTTTGCATTATTTTTAGGCGTATTTTATTATGCATTTAAAAATAACAGCAATAAAAAAGCTTCCTAA
- a CDS encoding NAD(P)-dependent oxidoreductase, giving the protein MKFAIIKERKNPPDRRVVFSPKDLKTLKDNFPEANVVVEASDIRVFPDKDYSDLGFTVTQDVSEADVMLGVKEVPLEALIPNKKYFFFSHTIKKQPYNRKLLKAILEKNIELYDHETIVKESGARLIGFGRYAGLVGAYNGFRALGLRDGLFELPKVEHLKDLDEVKAELDKIKLPNIKIVLSGTGKVAKGAKEILDHLKIKEVSDALYLTTDFTEPVYCMIDVMEYNKRKDGKVGSRPEFYKDPSGYESNFMPYAKVTDFFIAGHFYGDGAPYLFTREDAKHPDFKINLVADVSCDIDGPVASTIRPSTIADPFYGYDPITEQEVPYNAKGAITVMAVDNLPCELPKDASEGFGEMFLKSVIPAFFNGDKNGVLKRAKMTENGKLTKRYAYLQDYVDGKE; this is encoded by the coding sequence ATGAAATTCGCAATAATAAAAGAACGTAAAAATCCACCAGATAGACGCGTTGTATTCTCACCAAAAGATTTAAAAACACTAAAAGATAATTTTCCAGAAGCAAACGTAGTAGTAGAAGCTTCAGATATTAGGGTTTTTCCAGATAAAGACTATTCAGATTTAGGATTTACAGTAACTCAAGATGTCTCAGAAGCAGACGTTATGTTAGGTGTAAAAGAAGTGCCTTTAGAGGCATTAATTCCTAATAAAAAATATTTTTTCTTCAGTCATACTATAAAAAAGCAGCCTTACAACCGTAAGTTGTTAAAAGCCATTTTAGAAAAAAATATCGAGTTATACGATCACGAAACCATCGTTAAAGAAAGCGGTGCAAGACTAATAGGTTTTGGTCGCTACGCAGGATTAGTTGGTGCTTATAATGGATTTAGAGCTTTAGGATTACGTGACGGTTTGTTTGAACTTCCAAAGGTAGAACACTTAAAAGATTTAGATGAGGTAAAAGCAGAGCTTGATAAAATAAAATTACCTAACATAAAGATTGTGCTTTCTGGAACAGGTAAAGTCGCAAAAGGCGCTAAAGAAATTTTAGACCATTTAAAAATTAAAGAAGTAAGTGATGCGTTATACTTAACTACAGATTTTACAGAGCCAGTTTATTGCATGATTGATGTTATGGAATACAACAAACGTAAAGATGGTAAAGTAGGAAGTAGACCAGAATTTTATAAAGATCCAAGCGGTTACGAAAGTAATTTTATGCCTTATGCTAAGGTAACCGATTTTTTTATCGCAGGTCATTTTTATGGTGATGGCGCACCTTATTTATTTACAAGAGAAGATGCAAAACATCCAGATTTTAAAATCAATTTGGTAGCAGATGTGTCTTGTGATATTGATGGACCAGTTGCTAGTACAATAAGACCATCTACTATTGCAGATCCATTTTATGGTTACGATCCAATAACAGAACAAGAAGTGCCATACAATGCAAAAGGAGCAATTACCGTTATGGCTGTAGATAATTTACCATGTGAATTACCAAAAGACGCAAGTGAAGGTTTTGGAGAGATGTTTTTAAAATCGGTGATACCAGCATTTTTTAATGGTGATAAAAACGGTGTTTTAAAACGTGCAAAAATGACAGAAAACGGAAAATTAACCAAAAGATATGCCTATCTACAAGATTACGTAGATGGAAAAGAATAA